One segment of Triticum aestivum cultivar Chinese Spring chromosome 2A, IWGSC CS RefSeq v2.1, whole genome shotgun sequence DNA contains the following:
- the LOC123188880 gene encoding mitogen-activated protein kinase kinase kinase 5 isoform X2 — translation MPSWWKRSKTAFHRSATTAASSAPASPARASTSRSQPRRAGSEDAGDLLLARPQRQPRQLTRQRKLRHVYDIDALLADLGIDVASSSSPLHARGRASASDAVGLGPPISRSSNAADGVVAPPPRSASSPVLHPLPLPSPSPKPPAELETTDPASLQIPRVTGQTVQKFPEHNDFCPNGTKRPTSSHHRKALRDKFQDKSSAETGNFRLNIPTRSAPTSGFSSPVGSPRRLSNADVSSTVASSHAPQAWSAPSIHTIDFLGALSPRTLPEKLTGASEPSPYSSTFRSPILMPRNTSAPPSPLPKLFPENQISRTEVNGSASLHPLPLPPSAISPMQTSFSNQPAPKVEMPSVSCQWQKGKLLGSGTFGCVYEATNRNTGALCAMKEVNIIPDDAKSAESLNQLEQEIKFLSQFKHENIVQYYGSDTIEDRFYIYLEYVHPGSINKYVKQHYGAITESVIRNFTRHILRGLAFLHGQKIMHRDIKGANLLVDINGVVKLADFGMAKHLSSAAPNLSLKGTPYWMAPEMVQATLAKDVGYDLSVDIWSLGCTIIEMFDGKPPWSDLEGPAAMFKVLHKDPPIPENLSLEGKDFLQCCFKRNPAERPTASELLDHPFIRNSSHYSKHGSIHAFAGIKVHDNGYGFRDKTSSKSEPYVKGRNTIGCAAPLHNTNQELIKA, via the exons ATGCCGTCGTGGTGGAAGCGCTCCAAGACCGCCTTCcaccgctccgccaccaccgccgcctcctccgccccggCCTCCCCCGCGCGGGCGTCCACCTCGCGCTCACAGCCGCGACGCGCGGGGTCCGAAGACGCCGGGGACCTCCTCCTCGCGCGGCCACAGCGCCAGCCGCGGCAGCTCACGCGACAGCGGAAGCTGCGCCACGTCTACGATATCGACGCGCTGCTCGCCGACCTCGGCATCGACGtcgcgtcctcctcctcgccgctgcATGCCAGGGGGCGCGCCTCCGCATCCGATGCCGTCGGGCTCGGTCCCCCGATCTCGAGGTCCTCCAACGCCGCGGACGGGGTGGTAGCTCCGCCTCCGAGGTCCGCGTCGTCCCCCGTGTTGCACCCGCTGCCGTTGCCGTCACCGTCACCGAAGCCCCCCGCAGAGCTGGAGACGACGGACCCGGCGTCGTTGCAAATACCGAG GGTGACAGGTCAGACTGTGCAGAAGTTCCCTGAACATAATGATTTCTGCCCAAATGGTACAAAGCGGCCTACCTCTAGTCACCATCGAAAAGCACTCCGTGACAAGTTCCAGGATAAGAGTTCAGCTGAAACAGGGAACTTCCGTTTGAACATTCCAACTAGAAGTGCTCCAACCAGTGGATTTTCCAGTCCTGTAGGCAGCCCTCGAAGATTGAGCAATGCTGACGTCTCATCTACTGTGGCATCTTCTCATGCTCCTCAAGCATGGTCAGCTCCATCGATCCACACTATTGATTTTCTGGGAGCTTTATCTCCTCGGACTTTGCCTGAAAAACTTACAGGGGCTTCAGAGCCATCTCCTTACTCTAGTACATTCAGAAGTCCTATTCTTATGCCAAGGAATACCAGTGCCCCTCCATCGCCACTCCCAAAGTTATTCCCAGAAAACCAAATTTCACGTACTGAAGTCAATGGAAGTGCTAGTTTGCATCCATTACCACTTCCTCCCAGTGCTATAAGCCCAATGCAAACATCTTTCAGCAACCAGCCTGCTCCAAAAGTTGAAATGCCTTCGGTGTCTTGTCAGTGGCAAAAAGGAAAACTTCTAGGTAGTGGTACATTTGGCTGTGTATATGAAGCTACCAATAG GAACACTGGAGCTCTTTGTGCAATGAAAGAGGTCAACATAATTCCTGATGATGCTAAATCTGCCGAGTCGTTGAATCAACTGGAGCAG GAAATAAAGTTCCTAAGTCAATTTAAACATGAAAACATAGTTCAGTATTATGGCAGTGACACT attgaagatcgtttcTACATTTACCTGGAATATGTACATCCGGGTTCGATTAATAAGTATGTCAAACAACATTATGGAGCAATAACAGAATCAGTTATCCGTAACTTCACCCGACATATTCTTAGAGGCCTAGCTTTTCTGCATGGCCAAAAGATTATGCATAG GGATATCAAAGGAGCAAATCTGCTAGTTGATATCAATGGTGTAGTGAAATTGGCCGATTTTGGAATGGCCAAGCAT TTAAGTAGTGCAGCCCCAAATCTTTCATTGAAGGGAACACCATACTGGATGGCCCCAGAG ATGGTTCAGGCTACACTAGCTAAAGATGTAGGATATGATCTTTCTGTTGATATCTGGAGTCTTGGTTGCACCATCATTGAGATGTTTGATGGAAAACCTCCTTGGAGTGATCTTGAAGGG CCTGCTGCAATGTTTAAGGTTTTGCATAAAGACCCACCAATTCCTGAGAATTTATCCCTAGAGGGAAAAGATTTTCTGCAATGCTGTTTCAAGAGGAATCCAGCAGAGAGGCCGACCGCAAGTGAGTTGTTGGACCATCCATTTATCCGGAATTCAAGTCACTACAGTAAACATGGTTCCATACATGCCTTTGCGGGGATTAAAGTCCAT GATAACGGATACGGTTTCAGGGACAAAACATCCTCCAAGAGTGAACCATATGTGAAAGGAAGAAATACTATTGG GTGCGCAGCTCCTTTGCACAATACCAATCAAGAACTGATTAAAGCATAA
- the LOC123188880 gene encoding mitogen-activated protein kinase kinase kinase 5 isoform X1: MPSWWKRSKTAFHRSATTAASSAPASPARASTSRSQPRRAGSEDAGDLLLARPQRQPRQLTRQRKLRHVYDIDALLADLGIDVASSSSPLHARGRASASDAVGLGPPISRSSNAADGVVAPPPRSASSPVLHPLPLPSPSPKPPAELETTDPASLQIPRVTGQTVQKFPEHNDFCPNGTKRPTSSHHRKALRDKFQDKSSAETGNFRLNIPTRSAPTSGFSSPVGSPRRLSNADVSSTVASSHAPQAWSAPSIHTIDFLGALSPRTLPEKLTGASEPSPYSSTFRSPILMPRNTSAPPSPLPKLFPENQISRTEVNGSASLHPLPLPPSAISPMQTSFSNQPAPKVEMPSVSCQWQKGKLLGSGTFGCVYEATNRNTGALCAMKEVNIIPDDAKSAESLNQLEQEIKFLSQFKHENIVQYYGSDTIEDRFYIYLEYVHPGSINKYVKQHYGAITESVIRNFTRHILRGLAFLHGQKIMHRDIKGANLLVDINGVVKLADFGMAKHLSSAAPNLSLKGTPYWMAPEMVQATLAKDVGYDLSVDIWSLGCTIIEMFDGKPPWSDLEGPAAMFKVLHKDPPIPENLSLEGKDFLQCCFKRNPAERPTASELLDHPFIRNSSHYSKHGSIHAFAGIKVHDNGYGFRDKTSSKSEPYVKGRNTIGEPNNSRPFESSAFRLTPLTIQEVAPNFTPQPFGLASNPGSFAISTNPMHFPMANPQPSPLPRPNGKEVLF, translated from the exons ATGCCGTCGTGGTGGAAGCGCTCCAAGACCGCCTTCcaccgctccgccaccaccgccgcctcctccgccccggCCTCCCCCGCGCGGGCGTCCACCTCGCGCTCACAGCCGCGACGCGCGGGGTCCGAAGACGCCGGGGACCTCCTCCTCGCGCGGCCACAGCGCCAGCCGCGGCAGCTCACGCGACAGCGGAAGCTGCGCCACGTCTACGATATCGACGCGCTGCTCGCCGACCTCGGCATCGACGtcgcgtcctcctcctcgccgctgcATGCCAGGGGGCGCGCCTCCGCATCCGATGCCGTCGGGCTCGGTCCCCCGATCTCGAGGTCCTCCAACGCCGCGGACGGGGTGGTAGCTCCGCCTCCGAGGTCCGCGTCGTCCCCCGTGTTGCACCCGCTGCCGTTGCCGTCACCGTCACCGAAGCCCCCCGCAGAGCTGGAGACGACGGACCCGGCGTCGTTGCAAATACCGAG GGTGACAGGTCAGACTGTGCAGAAGTTCCCTGAACATAATGATTTCTGCCCAAATGGTACAAAGCGGCCTACCTCTAGTCACCATCGAAAAGCACTCCGTGACAAGTTCCAGGATAAGAGTTCAGCTGAAACAGGGAACTTCCGTTTGAACATTCCAACTAGAAGTGCTCCAACCAGTGGATTTTCCAGTCCTGTAGGCAGCCCTCGAAGATTGAGCAATGCTGACGTCTCATCTACTGTGGCATCTTCTCATGCTCCTCAAGCATGGTCAGCTCCATCGATCCACACTATTGATTTTCTGGGAGCTTTATCTCCTCGGACTTTGCCTGAAAAACTTACAGGGGCTTCAGAGCCATCTCCTTACTCTAGTACATTCAGAAGTCCTATTCTTATGCCAAGGAATACCAGTGCCCCTCCATCGCCACTCCCAAAGTTATTCCCAGAAAACCAAATTTCACGTACTGAAGTCAATGGAAGTGCTAGTTTGCATCCATTACCACTTCCTCCCAGTGCTATAAGCCCAATGCAAACATCTTTCAGCAACCAGCCTGCTCCAAAAGTTGAAATGCCTTCGGTGTCTTGTCAGTGGCAAAAAGGAAAACTTCTAGGTAGTGGTACATTTGGCTGTGTATATGAAGCTACCAATAG GAACACTGGAGCTCTTTGTGCAATGAAAGAGGTCAACATAATTCCTGATGATGCTAAATCTGCCGAGTCGTTGAATCAACTGGAGCAG GAAATAAAGTTCCTAAGTCAATTTAAACATGAAAACATAGTTCAGTATTATGGCAGTGACACT attgaagatcgtttcTACATTTACCTGGAATATGTACATCCGGGTTCGATTAATAAGTATGTCAAACAACATTATGGAGCAATAACAGAATCAGTTATCCGTAACTTCACCCGACATATTCTTAGAGGCCTAGCTTTTCTGCATGGCCAAAAGATTATGCATAG GGATATCAAAGGAGCAAATCTGCTAGTTGATATCAATGGTGTAGTGAAATTGGCCGATTTTGGAATGGCCAAGCAT TTAAGTAGTGCAGCCCCAAATCTTTCATTGAAGGGAACACCATACTGGATGGCCCCAGAG ATGGTTCAGGCTACACTAGCTAAAGATGTAGGATATGATCTTTCTGTTGATATCTGGAGTCTTGGTTGCACCATCATTGAGATGTTTGATGGAAAACCTCCTTGGAGTGATCTTGAAGGG CCTGCTGCAATGTTTAAGGTTTTGCATAAAGACCCACCAATTCCTGAGAATTTATCCCTAGAGGGAAAAGATTTTCTGCAATGCTGTTTCAAGAGGAATCCAGCAGAGAGGCCGACCGCAAGTGAGTTGTTGGACCATCCATTTATCCGGAATTCAAGTCACTACAGTAAACATGGTTCCATACATGCCTTTGCGGGGATTAAAGTCCAT GATAACGGATACGGTTTCAGGGACAAAACATCCTCCAAGAGTGAACCATATGTGAAAGGAAGAAATACTATTGG TGAACCAAACAATTCTAGGCCATTCGAATCGTCAGCCTTTCGACTGACGCCACTAACAATCCAGGAAGTCGCACCTAATTTCACCCCTCAACCGTTTGGTTTAGCCTCCAATCCTGGTTCCTTTGCCATCTCAACGAACCCCATGCATTTTCCGATGGCGAACCCTCAGCCTAGCCCACTGCCAAGGCCCAACGGAAAGGAGGTTCTCTTCTAA